TTTGGCACCAACCACGGAGACACGGAGCACACAGAGAGACGCCACGGAGGATCCGTTCGGTTCATTGTGCAGTCCCCGGGCGACCCGGGCTTCCGACGCGCGGCTCGCGCAGACCCCTCACCCGCGGGGGCGCGGTCCGCTCGAATCCGGGCACAGGGGACTGTGCCCCTCCCTGAGGGGATTTTTGGGAGGGACGGCGTCCCCGCCGTCCGCAACAATTGGCGGGCACACGCAGGTCTTTGGTTTCACCACGGAGACACGGAGGACACAGAGAGGTGTGCGGTGTTCCGCCAAAGGCACGGGAGGGACGGCGTCCTGGCCGTCCGCAAGAACACGGGCGCAGGGAACTGCGCCCCTCCCGGGCGGCGTTCGCCGCCCAACGAACGGGCACATGGGACTGTGCCCCTCCCTGAACGGATCCCTGGGAGGGACGGCGTACTCGCCGTCCGCAAGACCGCGAGCGCAGCGACAGCGCCCCTCCCCTCTACACCTTCACCACAAAATGTCTCTGTGCTTTTCCTCCGTGTCCTCTGTGCCTCTGCGGTGTAGGCGCGGCGAGGGTTAAACCAACTGCCGCGCCCGCGGACGGCACAGGACGGTCGCGAGGATGCCCGTGACCATCAACGCAAAGCCCGACCCGCCGTCGGGAACCGTGGTCGGCCCTCCCAAGGTCTGAAAGGTGATGACCAGGTCATCGACCGCCAACCCATCGTCAGCGCCAAAGGCATCGTAATCCTCCCAGCGGATCCACCATCCGTCGCCCGGCTGGATAAAAAGCCCGGTAATCGTGTACGTGAGCTGATACCTGTGGTCCGAATCGTTACCATTCTTCTGTCCCGAGTCCGACACGTCCGGCGAGGCAAAGTCGAGGTCAGGAACTCGGATCCAAGTGCCGTCGGCCAGGGAGGTCGCATTCAAACTATAAGAAAACAGCAATCGGTCCACCCGGTCCTCATAACCCAGCCGCCACTGCTCACCCCAATAGGAGATGGTCATGGCCGTGATGACCTGGCTGCTGGCGTTCACAAATTGCGCGCCAAAGGTTGGGACCAAACTGCCACTCCGTAACCCACCCAGGGCACGGTCCGTTGAGTTGGCTTCACCGAAACTGTACGTATCGCCGATGTTTGAGCTGCCCGTGCCTGCACGATAAAGTCCGTCCGCATTCGACCCGGTTTCGTGGATAAACCAACCAACGGGAAGTAAGCTGTGGCCTGTACCAGAGGCCGCCAGGGAGTTGAAGTCCTGGCTGTAAGGCACACCGGGATCGGTGATCGAGATGGGTACAGCTCCCAACCAGTTCGAGAGCCCGAACAACGTCATGCAGGTCAGCGTTCGCAGTTTCATGGTCGTTCGCAGATTAGGTTTGACCCGGCGGGCCAGCTGTTCCGCTCCATGAACCCACGCCGCCCGACGCGCCCGCCACGGCCGCGTCGCCTCCCACGCCAACGGCTTGGGAAGGGGCCAAGCCGCCGCCGGGTTTCGCAACGCCCACAGCGAATGCCGTGC
This DNA window, taken from Limisphaera ngatamarikiensis, encodes the following:
- a CDS encoding PEP-CTERM sorting domain-containing protein, which encodes MKLRTLTCMTLFGLSNWLGAVPISITDPGVPYSQDFNSLAASGTGHSLLPVGWFIHETGSNADGLYRAGTGSSNIGDTYSFGEANSTDRALGGLRSGSLVPTFGAQFVNASSQVITAMTISYWGEQWRLGYEDRVDRLLFSYSLNATSLADGTWIRVPDLDFASPDVSDSGQKNGNDSDHRYQLTYTITGLFIQPGDGWWIRWEDYDAFGADDGLAVDDLVITFQTLGGPTTVPDGGSGFALMVTGILATVLCRPRARQLV